Proteins from a single region of Penaeus monodon isolate SGIC_2016 chromosome 12, NSTDA_Pmon_1, whole genome shotgun sequence:
- the LOC119579806 gene encoding complement C1q tumor necrosis factor-related protein 3-like: MKSSTTTLAVGLALALLTLQEVEPKEREETTERNAPQVYTYRPPNQGSVYPHNIYPNSIYPNGVYPNNISPYNPSNPANNPAYNPSVTTNSYPGSVGGIYPYNGVGVAGQEAFTVRRASPYTTQGSKVIFTEPVTQVGSGWNIASSEFVAPFAGLYFFSFSAVSDRYNHFRITMKHNGRDVVSAFGDSSGYQMGSQSAVLSLNAGDRVFLRLEEGRLHDVTSTRAYTTFTGFRIF; encoded by the exons ATGAAATCATCAACGACAACCCTGGCTGTGGGGCTTGCTCTCGCCCTCCTGACGCTGCAGGAGGTAGAACCCAAGGAGCGAGAGGAAACGACAGAGAGAAACGCCCCGCAGGTCTACACTTACAGGCCTCCAAACCAAGGCTCCGTCTACCCTCACAATATCTACCCGAACAGCATCTACCCCAATGGCGTCTACCCGAATAACATCAGTCCTTATAACCCATCCAATCCAGCGAATAACCCCGCATATAACCCTTCCGTGACGACTAACAGTTATCCAGGAAGCGTGGGAGGGATTTATCCTTACAACGGCGTGGGGGTTGCGGGCCAGGAGGCTTTTACTGTGAGGAGAGCTTCGCCTTACACAACGCAGGGATCGAAGGTTATCTTCACCGAGCCCGTCACGCAG GTGGGATCCGGGTGGAACATCGCATCGAGTGAGTTCGTGGCTCCCTTTGCTGGACTCTATTTCTTCAGCTTCTCTGCGGTTTCCGACAGATACAATCACTTCAG AATCACGATGAAGCACAACGGGCGTGACGTAGTGAGCGCGTTCGGGGATTCAAGCGGATACCAGATGGGCAGCCAGAGCGCCGTCCTCAGCCTCAACGCAGGAGATCGCGTTTTTCTAAGGCTGGAGGAGGGCCGACTGCATGACGTCACGTCCACTCGAGCCTACACCACCTTTACAGGATTTAGGatcttttaa